One genomic region from Henningerozyma blattae CBS 6284 chromosome 2, complete genome encodes:
- the ESC1 gene encoding Esc1p (similar to Saccharomyces cerevisiae ESC1 (YMR219W); ancestral locus Anc_8.736) has protein sequence MTKENDSPIDDFKNLEQPAKDINQSPIEIDKTLNLITPGRNMARFTSLLGNRKNSVLRNSNTNDNSNNIPSQTLNYRSLKPFLSKSTNSPLIISKHSRSIKHPYNSKHIVDKRHDLNQSNDNSIKETKHTLSWLNNFVNKCKDTLNTSKKNDTYWNQYFNKKKHQIKRLEADQMKKFNFEKKMVDNLLNEKDEPILDMQEESEEDSLQELEVSHINENRENVSSMTHADIFNRKNLDGSLEDIKNSLETHIVEGSTDESIEANQNFFSNNKEIDVEEQSQESHQEDHEYAQKSNEKGQYTTEQQYCDEIDESSSESYLELNRDVLYQKLQQSEIEESMEEDDLEEDEIFQEDMEDMDQEEPLQNNNEQQQQTGSAPVLYNNGNILQVEKEENSYEQDENSYDQEENSDEEEDNLYKQEHSYQLETQPLQSQNDDCIIILSDEDSNDEQQQQIEHHAPQQVTYSSDYNEEQEEDDNDNELCMSEEYEHHNYTNIPRDSEEYYEKQEDMKYQDENDNNINSQENKDMLEMRSYIKSNSLPFDNNNDNSNVNNIHNIENVTDSLAYESHANYNDNKAYSPHKLMASTNTGSVASFDISHHNNEENETDYSIIATKSVDNVGLIEASTSKITTTTADITASNTNDFDDFDTANNFSETSGHGDEGTDIEHEISEGRFDSDFSNENMNLPNNLFDYQTIAMNVVDQLSNNAATVDTIHTSDVSSSSEKNSEQNENFNIHPNNCTDLKDNCTAENNISFENCKPDVEIDVEPDCVEELDGNTQEYSINQTDKNTFSNNVSMEYGFEIEEIDISTNKKFEDANNNESILKNSSLPLETEETYNTCNFQPSTCNDKIVDISSSNTSTSDINSEEITSTSLNAKNEFQKEPENITHISHIDVSTNKDSESDDEGFFSLANSSIISETSKLPSIEKKQQPSLLKNLFSSKKSLKPSSNDSNTGNSTFSETTIYHSFNSESDDLQLSNKRKRHILDDLNDDNIKPTKLSKYQVIISDSVYNESSESLAMHDSKIIEQENSYVSPFDQNPFSFSTFSNSLLKNTLKKLEEEKPKPPYVSPFIENPFESKDADQDILKMTLAALKSHNEDVFKDSNNVQEPNNESIAISNSKAAPTCINQTNELSTTKDTASRNSRTFVEESFPLEHSIQKSSTETIQVKSSFEQKLESEQSIDQIDILTNGNSPEEDTKLGESFTTAIDLSIVDNKAPLLENKEIISPSTELKEEIEITSFDARPISTTKTDKIGKASKDSTTDDEESITTGAYTSALEQTDTKNDISNINITKVLPTVDKEISSEDFQEALSNQQLQTEMYTASSLENSNTNIEPNDELAAAESTQTNIYEIPNLEEENISLNTPNPISDILITQRALSNSNIIQKSQNEITGNNTMLNNQSAYFEANTEFSDNSNLSKSKNEPHTANDTADLLENSNQQTTNQISPLDNRKPDIIAMRKNTSGINDSQGINFSKSEVFHTIEDVDPEDNLVSWTNSDDIKELSSSKKSNIPRIEDTDASLSKKSESESSFINDVPVLNLDFNSPDLNKPSSSTLKKEETTNDSPVNTFDIPSSNTNIKTEIEVIDIESSDSEAQQESDKDIRTRSIKRITYEAADKAKQLLSAIPKFVKKIDGMDEINDEKQNDNDINISYTSEHVTNGGSNITNATDSGEIHKRSALLNHGSNIHTADKEIINHQAEEGASIYHEASDTLQGNSEHTNTDVPIGEQSESVYKFKNDESSSSHDVTVFTSFDNKYSGATVNTNDNNAEGTSENMVPHLKRSDSNITSDILLKEELTPSLRNKTKYKLNVDGVDKSVYFDADRSHLSNAQLDAASSTKENSIIIDVPNENIDRTVYHDSNEEAGLNTRSNGNTPIENNKSMNETIYNDAMDFNKSSNIDNYKEELHHANNDNILSSETFRDPTGPSLNDKTPSVSAATKMAPLNANEVQHILNDVSRLRELSNQVQSGEIDGIFNKPSLNYKNSQLEDETTKSELNENDDTNIEAPLRIVSDTNLEVTLHEIPENSINASLVNNNNNTNKYTSSKIDEDKEISIVKRVTAIDQIFDDSNRVSSEQEEGDASIHKYESENDFNGVQLIESTHLENSEKECMKKEGEYEKNFDYNHNIIGQNNVAPINERDSTLQEMDIHINEGVTLVPENNIPVKDETNRDTLVIEKDTPVIEEELSDKKRDNSVVDDAIIAKERRDSTLEEDIQVKENIILVQEDLTKSQIVSIENKETSDDLAAPANEQSISSIKSTPKSTPVPSPRKSSRNSSKLVEKEDEEEEESRPKRNLRSVKKARRSQKPKKKTVKRKITEVDSASSSAASTPKKARNTTKKSKAATTGSKRSMRLRKRK, from the coding sequence ATGACAAAGGAGAATGATAGCCCTATagatgattttaaaaatttggaGCAACCTGCAAAGGACATTAATCAATCTCCCATCGAAATAGATAAAACACTTAACCTTATAACTCCAGGAAGAAATATGGCTCGTTTTACATCTTTACTTGGCAACAGGAAGAATTCCGTATTAAGAAATTCCAATACTAATGATAACAGCAATAACATACCTTCACAGACATTGAATTATAGATCATTAAAGCCATTTTTATCTAAAAGTACAAATAGCCCACTGATAATATCGAAACATTCACGTTCGATAAAACATCCatataattcaaaacaCATTGTAGATAAAAGACatgatttaaatcaatctaatgataatagCATTAAAGAAACTAAGCATACTCTATCATGGTTGAACAATTTTGTAAACAAATGTAAAGATACTCTTAATAcatccaaaaaaaatgacaCTTATTGgaatcaatattttaataaaaagaagcatcaaattaaaagattagaAGCAgatcaaatgaaaaaatttaattttgaaaaaaaaatggttgataatttattaaatgaaaaagatgaaCCTATACTTGATATGCAAGAAGAGTCTGAAGAAGATTCGTTGCAAGAACTAGAAGTCAGtcatattaatgaaaatagaGAAAATGTGTCTTCAATGACACATGCAGATATCTTTAATCGAAAAAATTTGGATGGGTCTTTAGAAGATATAAAGAATTCTTTAGAGACACATATTGTTGAAGGATCAACAGATGAATCTATCGAGGCGAaccaaaatttttttagtaataataaagaaattgatgTTGAAGAACAATCACAAGAGAGCCATCAAGAAGATCATGAATATGCACAAAAAAGTAATGAAAAGGGTCAATACACTACTGAACAACAATACTGtgatgaaattgatgaaagTAGCTCAGAGTCTTATCTAGAGCTTAATAGAGATGTTctttatcaaaaattacAGCAAtcagaaattgaagaatcaATGGAGGAAGATGATctagaagaagatgaaattttcCAAGAAGATATGGAAGATATGGACCAAGAAGAACCtctacaaaataataatgaacaacaacagcagACGGGTTCTGCTCCAGTACTTTACAATaatggaaatattttacaagttgaaaaagaagaaaattcatATGAGCAAGATGAAAACTCGTACGATCAAGAGGAGAAttctgatgaagaagaagataatCTATATAAACAAGAACATTCATATCAACTAGAAACACAACCTTTGCAATCACAAAACGATGATTgcataataatattatcagaTGAAGATTCTAATGAtgaacaacaacaacaaatagAACATCACGCACCTCAACAAGTAACTTATTCTTCGGATTATAATGAAGAgcaagaagaagatgataatgataatgaattgtGTATGAGCGAAGAATATGAGCATCATAATTACACAAATATACCTAGAGATTCAGAAGAATATTATGAAAAGCAAGAGGATATGAAATATCAGGATGAGAacgataataatattaatagtcaagaaaataaagatatgtTAGAAATGAGAAGTTATATCAAATCTAATTCATTGCCATTTGATAACAATAACGATAATTCtaatgtaaataatattcataatattgaaaatgttaCGGATAGCTTAGCTTATGAATCACATGCAaattataatgataataaagcATATTCACCTCATAAATTAATGGCTTCGACAAATACTGGATCAGTTGCTTCATTTGATATTTCACATCacaataatgaagaaaatgaaactgattattcaattattgcCACAAAATCTGTGGATAATGTAGGACTCATTGAAGCTTCAACTTCAAAAATTACTACTACAACAGCTGATATTACAGCATCCAATACGAATGATtttgatgattttgatACTGCAAATAATTTCAGTGAAACTAGTGGTCATGGAGATGAAGGAACTGATATTGAACATGAAATTAGTGAGGGCCGTTTTGATAGCGatttttctaatgaaaatatgaACTTgccaaataatttattcgATTATCAAACAATTGCGATGAATGTTGTGGATCAACTGTCAAATAATGCGGCAACTGTTGATACAATTCATACTTCAGATGTTAGTTCATCatcagaaaaaaatagtgaacaaaatgaaaatttcaacATACATCCAAACAATTGCActgatttaaaagataattgTACTGCTGAAAATAACATTAGTTTTGAAAACTGCAAGCCAGATGTTGAAATTGATGTTGAACCTGATTGTGTAGAAGAGCTTGATGGAAATACACAAGAGTattcaataaatcaaaCTGACAAAAATACCTTTTCGAATAATGTTTCTATGGAATATGGTTTCGAAATTGAGGAAATTGATATTAgcacaaataaaaaatttgaagatgCTAACAATAATGAAAGTATCTTAAAGAACAGCAGTTTACCTTTAGAAACTGAAGAGACATATAATACTTGTAACTTTCAACCTTCAACCTGTAACGATAAAATTGTAGATATAAGTTCTTCTAATACTTCAACATCAGATATTAATTCTGAAGAAATAACTTCAACTTCTTTAAATgctaaaaatgaatttcaaaaagaaCCAGAAAATATCACACATATTTCCCATATTGATGTATCCACTAATAAAGATTCTGAATCCGATGATGAAGGCTTTTTTAGCTTAGctaattcatcaataatatcCGAAACTTCTAAGCTACCGTCTATTGAAAAGAAACAGCAACcatctttattaaaaaacttGTTTTCCTCCAAGAAAAGCTTAAAGCCATCAtcaaatgattcaaatactGGAAACTCTACATTTTCGGAGACGACTATTTAtcattcttttaattctgAATCTGATGACCTTCAATTAtcaaacaaaagaaaacgTCATATCTTAGATGActtaaatgatgataatattaagcCTACTAAGTTATCGAAATATCAAGTTATCATTTCAGATTCTGTCTATAATGAATCTTCTGAATCTTTGGCTATGCATGAtagtaaaattattgaacaAGAAAATTCCTATGTTTCCCCATTTGATCAAAACCcattttccttttcaacattttcaaattcgtTGCTAAAGAATaccttaaaaaaattggaagaAGAGAAACCAAAACCACCATACGTCTCTccatttattgaaaatccATTTGAATCAAAAGATGCTGATCAAGATATCCTTAAGATGACTTTAGCTGCATTGAAATCACACAACGAAGATGTGTTCAAGGATAGCAATAACGTCCAAGAACCCAATAATGAAAGCATAGCTATAAGTAATTCAAAAGCAGCACCTACTTGCATCAATCAAACTAATGAACTATCTACTACTAAAGATACTGCTAGTCGTAATTCACGAACATTTGTGGAGGAGAGTTTCCCACTAGAACATAGTATACAGAAATCTTCTACGGAAACTATTCAAGTAAAGAGTTCTTTTGAACAGAAACTGGAAAGTGAACAGAGCATTGATCaaatagatattttaaCAAATGGCAACTCTCCTGAGGAGGACACTAAATTAGGGGAATCATTCACTACTGCGATTGATCTAAGTATTGTAGATAACAAGGCACCCTTATTAGAAAACAAAGAGATCATATCTCCATCAActgaattaaaagaagagATAGAAATTACATCCTTCGATGCAAGGCCTATTTCCACAACCAAGACTGATAAAATTGGTAAAGCGTCAAAAGACTCAACTACGGATGACGAAGAAAGCATTACCACAGGAGCATATACTAGTGCACTTGAACAGACAGATactaaaaatgatatatctaatattaatatcacaAAGGTACTACCTACTGtagataaagaaatatcatCAGAGGATTTTCAAGAAGCATTATCAAATCAACAGTTGCAAACTGAGATGTATACAGCTTCATCCTTGGAAAATAGTAATACTAACATTGAACctaatgatgaattagcTGCTGCTGAATCAACACAAACTAATATTTATGAGATACCCAATCTAGAGGAAGAAAATATCTCTCTTAATACTCCGAATCCTATCTCGGATATATTAATCACTCAAAGAGCGTTATCAAATAGCAATATCATTCAAAAATctcaaaatgaaataactggaaataatacaatgttaaataatcaaagtGCTTATTTTGAGGCAAATACTGAATTTTCAGATAATAGCAATCTATCAAAATCTAAGAACGAACCTCATACAGCAAATGACACTGCTGACTTGCTTGAAAATTCGAATCAACAGACTACAAATCAGATAAGCCCATTAGATAATAGGAAACCAGATATTATTGCTATGCGTAAGAACACATCAGGTATTAACGATAGTCAaggtattaatttttcaaagtcAGAAGTATTCCACACAATAGAGGATGTAGACCCTGAAGATAATTTGGTTTCTTGGACTAATAGTGATGATATAAAAGAGTTGTCTAGTAGTAAAAAATCGAATATTCCTCGAATTGAAGATACAGATGCTAGTTTGTCAAAAAAGTCAGAAAGTGAATcatcttttattaatgacGTTCCAGTTTTGAACCTTGACTTTAATTCACCTGACTTAAATAAGCCTTCCAGCAGCACTTTAAAGAAGGAAGAGACCACAAATGACTCACCTGTTAATACTTTCGATATACCTTCAAGTAACactaatattaaaactGAGATTGAAgttattgatattgaaagCTCGGATTCTGAAGCACAGCAAGAATCTGATAAGGATATCAGAACGAGATCTATTAAACGTATAACATACGAGGCAGCAGATAAAGCTAAGCAACTATTATCTGCTATCCCTAAGTTTGTTAAGAAAATAGATGGCATGGATGAAATAAATGACGAGAAACagaatgataatgatattaatatatccTATACTTCTGAGCATGTAACAAACGGTGGTTCTAATATCACTAATGCTACTGATTCTGGTGAGATTCATAAAAGGTCTGCTCTTTTGAACCACGGTTCAAATATACATACAGCTGACaaagaaattatcaatCATCAAGCTGAAGAGGGTGCTTCTATATATCATGAAGCTTCGGATACTTTACAAGGTAATTCTGAACATACCAATACTGATGTACCTATAGGAGAACAAAGTGAATCggtttataaatttaagaaTGATGAATCTTCAAGCTCTCATGACGTCACTGTCTTCACTTCCTTTGATAACAAATATTCCGGTGCAACTGTTAATACAAATGACAATAACGCTGAAGGAACATCAGAGAACATGGTACCACATTTAAAAAGATCAGACTCTAACATCACAAGTGATATACTATTAAAAGAGGAATTAACACCTAGTTTAAggaataaaacaaaatataagtTAAATGTTGATGGTGTTGATAAGTCAGTATATTTCGATGCAGATCGTTCCCATCTTTCAAACGCTCAACTAGACGCAGCATCCTCTACTAAGGAAAATAGTATAATTATTGATGTtcctaatgaaaatattgatagaACTGTATATCATGACTCTAATGAGGAAGCTGGCTTGAATACTCGCTCTAATGGCAATACGCctatagaaaataataaaagtatGAATGAAACAATTTACAATGATGCTATGGACTTCAATAAGTCGTCTAACATTGATAATTACAAAGAGGAGCTTCACCATGCCAATAACGATAACATTCTTTCTTCTGAAACTTTCAGAGATCCAACAGGTCCGAGcttaaatgataaaactCCCTCTGTGTCAGCAGCAACTAAAATGGCCCCGTTAAATGCAAATGAAGTTCAGcatatattaaatgatgTTTCCAGATTAAGAGAACTTTCAAATCAAGTGCAAAGTGGTGAAATCGATGGAATATTTAACAAACCTTccttaaattataaaaatagtcAATTGGAAGATGAGACCACAAAATCTGAactaaatgaaaatgatgatacCAACATAGAAGCACCTCTAAGGATTGTATCGGATACCAACTTAGAGGTTACTTTACATGAGATTCCTGAAAATAGTATAAATGCTTCGctagtaaataataataataatacgaATAAATATACTAGTTCCAAAATAGATGAAGATAAAGAGATTTCTATTGTTAAGAGAGTTACAGCAATTGATCAGATTTTTGATGATTCTAATAGGGTTTCATCTGAACAGGAAGAAGGAGATGCTAGTATTCATAAGTATGAAAGTGAAAATGACTTTAATGGTGTTCAATTGATAGAATCGACCCATTTAGAAAATAGCGAAAAGGAATGTATGAAAAAAGAAGGAGAATATGAAAAGAATTTTGATtataatcataatattattggtCAAAATAACGTTGCTCCTATTAATGAAAGAGATTCGACTCTACAAGAAATGGATATTCATATTAACGAAGGAGTAACATTGGTTccagaaaataatattcctGTTAAAGATGAAACTAATAGAGATACTTTAGTAATAGAAAAGGACACACCCGTTATAGAAGAAGAACTGTCggataaaaaaagagataATTCTGTTGTAGACGATGCTATTATTGCTAAAGAAAGAAGAGATTCCACTTTAGAAGAAGATATTCAGGTAAAAGAGAATATTATACTTGTTCAGGAGGATCTTACTAAGTCTCAGATTGtttctattgaaaataaagaaactTCAGATGATCTGGCTGCACCTGCTAATGAGCAGAGTATCTCATCAATTAAATCTACTCCAAAGAGCACACCTGTTCCTTCACCAAGAAAATCATCACGCAATTCTTCAAAACTAGTTGAAAAAGaggatgaagaagaagaagaatcaCGCCCTAAGCGTAATCTAAGAAGTGTAAAAAAAGCTAGACGTTCACAGAAACCTAAAAAGAAGACTGTCAAGAGAAAGATTACAGAAGTTGATTCTGCTAGTTCTTCTGCAGCTAGTACCCCTAAAAAGGCAAGAAATACAACTAAGAAATCAAAAGCTGCTACTACTGGTTCCAAAAGATCTATGCGTTTACGTAAGAGAAAGTAA
- the TRS130 gene encoding transport protein particle complex II subunit TRS130 (similar to Saccharomyces cerevisiae TRS130 (YMR218C); ancestral locus Anc_8.735): MPQGVVISYFDPFDTFDAVKDEFLKVLDLSNVHWKSTDGNLKTIDRISVKLLTETNSNEKMIQVSKPFIKFLVVTCKSIDDYRSKVRPLIRQWLPENYLHSSGNDSTIIEDFNKKKSNKEDRNMEKILRSMNSKPIILLYSNAEVINSTLFKSTTLIEKFNKDFPDIQTLEIKSVYKSPNEKMQFWNNLSSTLKNYLLDIFEDRLNFLNNHLNNLELTEQNLNNILILRENVLDLLSEFNILDKANEQLNLLQDIVETHLKSKLLKGSLEIPFKLKVHSNANDDTNDNDDNFNNDGHFVSIDKLISQNDMSIFQLNKYFFQKNIRLLHLEPSTTIRFYKTYKLLKGFIKNIDIEFKDDPNLLLFKYHLLDRLLTLLDEIYLPNNTTNSLLPVSTTNSALPPLYIEIRAQMLLFQRDCWLQGILQNTEYKLVGKSYPHNPLSVKSNFSDIVSLYKTESSFQDEFMNLTKKIIGIFSQCNGNYDRTIDLLSVEIGLIHYQRKEYSKAINVFTSAYEYYSNSNWNLIGLGILNVFVDSLNKCENLKYLKIDNTNVPVSTILCNSYLNILKMNQKNDEKLKLWEKFKDSLTNLSDTLLYKFDHYFKIKYSTKIDIPRPNTYSIDINIDNFLIPDEIDVDSIILTFHNVIPNNFDEDNDILIFQTENVKLKKNINKITLYSTSISFANFKIMSCEVNIGNTTFIKKFKFNKHKISYPILQIVPLYNENNFEVDIRQDTEMTLGEYLFKLKYKNVEKIKDLNIKIDVLPDEPTDLPEEPSNKNGFEKKYPVSLSNKKKQYFMEITKDELVHKFQYYINKNGGTFYLYVKSTFTLIDDDSKTEYSEVKILSFLNHIPISVSVEDIFKKNAFYFKFFLNVSTGHEPIVLHQSSLIPNKSNNEKYKIFGNYKPSEPIYLTDGDIENCLNCYSIKPEGIKFDSNDSFKLSMKYNTLKEQLDLLVTDAILVGGEILWYEQFEKWKLYWEREVLPLLIYDFEDFEKSKKIKLIPEILNINRLNNCFMNLGIPLNVSKVMLKCLRDIEEGIKLSDIDVAAYSKNIVGKQLNIPVQLPEFEQLFHVEFFPETIRDTVELGVPISYTVKIESIGSKWGVQNNDEEFIFELLNNNEWLIHGKKRIRIKNCNSEFKIIFVPMRKGYYALPKVEIFNLEGEQCRVDNPNLFETILVF, encoded by the coding sequence ATGCCACAAGGTGTTGTGATCAGCTATTTTGATCCTTTTGATACCTTTGATGCTGTTAAAGATGAGTTTTTAAAAGTACTGGATTTAAGCAACGTTCATTGGAAATCAACAGATGGGAACCTAAAGACTATTGATCGAATTTCAGTGAAATTATTGACTGAAACCaattcaaatgaaaaaatgaTTCAAGTTTCCAAGccttttattaaatttctaGTGGTAACATGTAAATCAATTGATGATTATCGTTCAAAAGTGCGCCCCTTAATACGCCAATGGTTACCAGAAAACTATCTACATTCAAGTGGTAATGACTCTACTATAattgaagattttaataaaaaaaaatcaaataaagaagataGAAACATGGAGAAAATCTTACGATCTATGAATTCAAAGCCTATAATCCTATTATATTCCAATGCAGAAGTAATCAACTCAACGCTATTCAAATCAACTacattaattgaaaaattcaataaagaTTTCCCAGATATTCAAACTttagaaattaaatctGTTTACAAATCACCTAATGAGAAGATGCAATTTTGGAATAATTTAAGTTCTACtctgaaaaattatctcttggatatatttgaagatagattaaattttttaaataatcatttaaataatttggaattaACAGAAcagaatttgaataatattttaatcttAAGGGAAAATGTCTTAGATCTTTTATCAGAATTTAACATTTTAGATAAAGCAAATgaacaattgaatttacTTCAAGATATTGTAGAGACTCActtaaaatcaaaattattaaagggTTCTCTAGAGATTCCTTTCAAATTGAAAGTGCATAGTAATGCTAATGATGATactaatgataatgatgataactttaataatgatggtcattttgtttcaattgataaacTAATCTCGCAAAATGATATGTCaattttccaattgaataaatatttttttcaaaaaaatatacgaCTATTACATTTAGAACcttcaacaacaattaGATTCTACAAAacttataaattattaaaaggcttcataaaaaatattgatatagaatttaaagatgatcccaatttattattatttaaatatcatttattaGACCGTTTGTTAACACTTTTAGATGAAATATACTTGCCAAATAATACAACAAACTCACTTTTACCAGTTTCTACCACTAATTCTGCCTTACCGCctttatatattgaaattagaGCTCAAATGCTTCTATTCCAAAGAGATTGTTGGTTACAAGgtatattacaaaatacTGAATATAAATTGGTAGGTAAATCATATCCTCATAATCCCTTATCAGttaaatctaattttaGTGATATTGtttcattatataaaaCCGAATCTTCATTCCAAGATGAATTTATGAAtttgacaaaaaaaattataggGATCTTTTCACAGTGTAATGGAAATTATGATCGAACAATTGATCTTTTATCTGTAGAGATTGGGTTAATTCACTATCAACGGAAAGAATATAGCAAAGCAATTAACGTTTTTACATCTGcatatgaatattattctaattctaattggAATTTAATTGGGTTGGGAATTTTGAATGTATTTGTggattctttaaataaatgtgaaaatttaaaatatttgaaaattgatAACACAAATGTTCCAGTTTCTACAATCTTATGTAATTCgtatttgaatatattaaagatgaaccaaaaaaatgatgaaaaactAAAACTTTGGgagaaatttaaagattcatTAACAAATTTAAGTGACACATTActttataaatttgatcattattttaaaataaagtaCAGTActaaaattgatattccAAGACCAAATACTTACtcaattgatattaatattgataattttttaatacctGATGAAATAGATGTTGATTCGATTATATTAACTTTCCACAACGTTATTCccaataattttgatgaagataatgatattttaatcttCCAAACAGAAAatgtaaaattaaaaaaaaatattaataaaatcacATTATATTCAACTTCTATTTCGTTTGCAAATTTTAAGATCATGAGTTGTGAAGTTAATATTGGAAACACTacttttataaaaaaatttaaattcaataaacacaaaatttcatatccaattttacaaattgttccattatataatgaaaataactTTGAAGTAGATATACGACAAGATACTGAAATGACTTTGggtgaatatttatttaaattgaaatataaaaatgttgagaaaatcaaagatttaaatattaaaattgatgtCTTGCCTGATGAACCTACCGATTTACCTGAAGAACCATCAAATAAGAAtggatttgaaaaaaaatatcctgtttcattatctaataaaaagaaacaatattttatgGAAATTACTAAGGATGAGTTAGTtcataaatttcaatattatataaataaaaatggtgGTACTTTTTACTTATATGTAAAATCTACATTTACATTgattgatgatgattctAAGACCGAATATTCAGaagttaaaattttatcatttttaaatcatattccaaTATCTGTATCTGTTGaagatattttcaaaaaaaatgcattttatttcaaatttttcttaaatgtTTCTACAGGTCATGAACCAATTGTTTTACATCAATctagtttaataccaaataaatcaaataatgaaaaatataaaatatttggtaaTTATAAACCAAGTGAACCAATATATTTGACAGATGGTGATATAGAGAATTGTTTGAACTGTTATAGTATTAAGCCTGAGggaataaaatttgattccaatgattcatttaaattgtctatgaaatataatacaTTGAAGGAACAATTGGATTTACTAGTAACGGATGCAATATTAGTAGGTGGTGAAATCCTTTGGTATGAGCagtttgaaaaatggaaattatATTGGGAAAGAGAAGttttaccattattaatatatgattttgaagattttgagaaatctaaaaaaattaaattaattccAGAGATACTTAACATTAATAGGTTGAACAATTGTTTTATGAATTTAGGTATTCCACTAAATGTCTCTAAAGTTATGTTAAAATGTCTAAGAGATATTGAAGAGGGAATTAAACTATCAGATATAGACGTTGCTGCttattccaaaaatatCGTTggaaaacaattaaatataccAGTTCAATTACCAGAGTTTGAACAATTATTCCATGTGGAATTTTTCCCTGAAACTATAAGGGATACTGTGGAACTAGGTGTTCCTATTTCATACACAGTTAAGATTGAAAGCATTGGATCCAAATGGGGtgttcaaaataatgatgaagaatttatatttgaattattaaataataatgaatggCTAATTCAtggtaaaaaaagaatacgaatcaaaaattgtaattctgaatttaaaatcatttttgTTCCTATGAGGAAAGGATATTATGCCTTACCAAAagtagaaatatttaatttagaaGGTGAACAATGTAGAGTTGATAATCCAAATCTTTTTGAAACTATATTAGTCTTTTAA